The Verrucomicrobiota bacterium genome window below encodes:
- a CDS encoding sugar kinase, which yields MKYGLNIRQDGALDFLSLGALVHRLDPGIIPFRKATECQIHVSGGEFNVAANLSDCFRLRTGIASAMVDYPIGDLIAERVRAMGVKPFYKHFKHDGVHGPNMATVFSDRGQGVRAPVVFYNRCNEAAAQLKPGDIDWKSIFADGVRWFHSGGIFAALSPTTAELIIEGMQAAKAAGAIVSFDLNYRAKLWNILGGHDRAVAVLDRIVKNVDVLVGNEEDLQLGLGIPGPEVAAKSKLDSSAFISMMGNVTKKHPQIKIVATTLREVHSTNRHSWGAVAWVDGTTYTSPTCELDVVDRVGGGDGYAAGFFYGLLTGASPEEAVSLGWAHGALLTTYPGDTTMATVDQVKALSKGGSARIQR from the coding sequence TGGTTTAAATATTCGTCAGGATGGCGCGCTGGATTTTTTATCCCTCGGCGCCTTGGTTCACCGTCTTGATCCAGGCATTATTCCGTTCCGCAAGGCCACGGAATGCCAGATCCATGTCAGCGGCGGTGAGTTTAACGTCGCGGCCAATCTTTCCGACTGTTTCCGGTTGCGCACCGGAATTGCCTCGGCGATGGTGGATTACCCGATTGGTGATTTGATTGCCGAGCGGGTTCGCGCCATGGGCGTGAAACCCTTTTACAAACACTTCAAGCACGACGGCGTGCATGGGCCGAACATGGCCACGGTGTTTAGCGACCGCGGGCAGGGCGTACGCGCGCCAGTGGTGTTTTACAACCGCTGCAATGAGGCGGCGGCACAATTGAAGCCCGGCGATATTGATTGGAAGTCCATCTTTGCCGACGGAGTGCGTTGGTTCCACAGCGGTGGTATTTTTGCCGCGCTGTCCCCGACGACCGCCGAGTTGATCATTGAAGGCATGCAAGCGGCGAAGGCCGCCGGAGCCATCGTGTCCTTTGACCTGAATTATCGCGCCAAGTTGTGGAATATTTTGGGCGGCCATGACCGTGCGGTCGCGGTGCTGGATCGCATCGTGAAAAATGTGGACGTGCTCGTGGGGAACGAGGAAGACCTGCAACTCGGCCTAGGCATCCCTGGTCCGGAAGTGGCGGCCAAGTCCAAATTGGATTCCAGCGCCTTCATCAGCATGATGGGGAACGTTACGAAGAAGCATCCGCAGATCAAGATTGTGGCAACGACGCTGCGCGAAGTGCATTCCACCAACCGGCATAGCTGGGGCGCGGTGGCTTGGGTGGACGGCACGACGTACACGTCTCCGACCTGCGAATTGGACGTGGTGGATCGCGTCGGTGGTGGGGATGGATACGCCGCCGGGTTTTTCTATGGTCTGCTCACTGGGGCGTCACCGGAAGAAGCGGTTAGTTTGGGTTGGGCACATGGTGCATTGCTCACCACATATCCGGGTGACACCACCATGGCTACGGTGGATCAAGTCAAGGCGCTGTCCAAAGGCGGTTCCGCCCGCATTCAGCGCTAA
- the rpe gene encoding ribulose-phosphate 3-epimerase: protein MKLVKSVSHRREFTLHIAAMIIAPSLLAANFGKFASDVARAERAGAEWLHLDIMDGHFVPNISFGPQVVKTLRPLTKMFMDVHLMCSVPEILLEAFAKAGADQMTVHAELGEEQVASLLWKIRSLGVKAGLAINPPTAMTLAQPHLNRLDLLLVMTVNPGFGGQPFIEETLPKIQQASAWRKERGLNYRIQVDGGINFDTAKECAKAGADTFVSGTFLFGKPNMGAAVRKMRHLAEKQVAKKELCTCDLLMA from the coding sequence GTGAAACTCGTAAAAAGTGTTTCCCACCGGCGGGAATTTACTCTACACATAGCGGCCATGATTATCGCGCCGTCATTGCTGGCTGCCAATTTCGGCAAGTTCGCATCGGATGTCGCCCGGGCTGAACGTGCCGGGGCGGAGTGGCTTCATTTGGACATTATGGATGGTCATTTTGTCCCCAACATCTCGTTTGGACCGCAGGTGGTCAAGACGCTGCGTCCGCTCACGAAGATGTTCATGGATGTGCATTTGATGTGCTCGGTGCCGGAAATTTTGCTGGAAGCGTTTGCCAAGGCGGGTGCGGACCAAATGACGGTCCATGCCGAGCTGGGCGAGGAGCAGGTGGCGAGTTTGTTGTGGAAAATCCGCAGTCTGGGTGTCAAAGCCGGGTTGGCGATCAATCCGCCCACGGCCATGACGCTGGCACAACCGCACTTGAACCGCCTGGACTTGCTGCTGGTCATGACGGTCAATCCAGGGTTTGGCGGCCAACCATTCATTGAGGAAACCCTGCCTAAAATTCAGCAAGCCTCCGCCTGGCGGAAGGAACGTGGACTCAATTATCGTATTCAAGTGGATGGCGGCATTAATTTCGATACGGCCAAAGAATGCGCCAAGGCCGGGGCAGACACGTTTGTCAGCGGTACCTTCCTGTTCGGCAAACCGAACATGGGCGCCGCCGTGAGAAAAATGCGCCACTTGGCGGAAAAGCAAGTAGCCAAAAAAGAGCTGTGTACCTGTGACTTGCTGATGGCCTAA
- a CDS encoding response regulator, with translation MNENNIRVLFIDDDPSLCRLMKAYLGADVRQRFELACVGSLADGMKWLGEHEVDVVLLDLGLPDSSEEKTFLELRMAFPALPVVVFTGLDDADLGAQLVQSGAQDFLVKGQINGPLVCRTLRYAMERKRLLNELQMALTEVQTLSGLLPMCANCKRIRDDKGYWNEVENYIQKRSGFRFTHGLCPECAPKFFPFTDADAKPKE, from the coding sequence ATGAACGAAAATAACATTCGCGTTTTATTTATTGATGATGATCCCAGTTTGTGCCGGCTCATGAAAGCCTACCTGGGCGCGGATGTCCGTCAGCGTTTTGAATTGGCTTGCGTCGGAAGCCTGGCAGATGGAATGAAATGGCTGGGCGAACACGAAGTGGATGTGGTGCTGCTGGACCTTGGTCTGCCGGATAGTTCCGAGGAGAAGACTTTTCTGGAACTGCGGATGGCCTTCCCGGCCTTGCCGGTGGTGGTGTTCACCGGTCTGGACGATGCCGATCTGGGCGCGCAGTTGGTGCAGTCGGGCGCGCAGGATTTTCTGGTGAAGGGGCAAATCAATGGCCCGTTGGTGTGCCGCACGCTGCGCTATGCCATGGAGCGCAAACGATTGCTCAATGAGTTGCAGATGGCTTTGACGGAAGTGCAAACGCTCAGTGGCTTGCTCCCCATGTGCGCCAATTGCAAGCGCATCCGCGATGACAAGGGCTATTGGAACGAAGTGGAAAATTACATTCAGAAACGCTCCGGCTTTCGCTTCACCCACGGCCTGTGCCCAGAATGCGCTCCCAAGTTCTTTCCATTCACCGATGCTGATGCAAAACCCAAGGAGTGA
- a CDS encoding phosphoglucomutase/phosphomannomutase family protein, producing the protein MSRIQFGTDGWRAVIAEDFTFANVARVTQATADCWKANPAAGTMPTVVVGYDRRFFSDQFAQCVAQVMAANDLKVLLTPVPTATPAVSLAVKQHQAVGGVMITASHNPARFNGFKLKAHYGGPALPNACQAVESYLDKSPVRLMDYEAAVREKRILIRELRPPHYAAIKRLVDFKLISRSHLRFAHDALFGVGAGCFDDLLAGTTCRVTTLNGRHDTLFGGINPEPVEINYRPSQAWLRHHPHDVCLVTDGDADRVGGMDGRGNYVSTHQLICLLLYHSIKNRHGQGRVIKALSTTTMMDRMCAEYGLPLVEVGVGFKFTCAEMLKGDVLLGGEESGGIGFAGHIPERDGILAGLMLLELLAMERRSLPKIIAELEKRYGPHRFARVDIRFPLELRPTLMEFCRANPPGKLLRSPVAEVKTYDGVKYLARNGSWLMLRGSGTEPIVRIYAEAGTDAGAQQLLQQGLRMTRQAARVKP; encoded by the coding sequence ATGTCCCGGATACAATTTGGCACGGATGGTTGGCGGGCGGTCATTGCGGAGGATTTTACGTTTGCCAATGTGGCGCGGGTGACGCAGGCCACTGCCGATTGCTGGAAAGCCAATCCGGCAGCGGGAACCATGCCCACCGTGGTCGTGGGCTATGACCGGCGTTTTTTTTCCGATCAATTTGCGCAATGCGTGGCGCAGGTGATGGCGGCCAATGACCTCAAAGTCCTATTGACGCCGGTGCCCACGGCCACACCCGCAGTGTCACTAGCGGTCAAACAGCACCAGGCCGTTGGCGGGGTGATGATTACTGCCAGCCATAATCCGGCGCGTTTCAACGGGTTCAAATTGAAGGCGCATTATGGTGGTCCCGCGCTGCCGAATGCCTGTCAGGCAGTTGAAAGTTATCTCGATAAATCCCCGGTGCGCTTGATGGATTATGAGGCCGCAGTGCGGGAGAAGCGCATTCTTATCCGGGAATTGCGCCCGCCCCATTATGCCGCGATCAAACGCCTGGTGGACTTCAAACTGATCAGCCGATCCCATTTGCGGTTTGCGCACGATGCGTTGTTCGGGGTGGGAGCGGGTTGTTTCGATGACTTGCTGGCTGGCACCACGTGCCGGGTTACGACGTTGAATGGCCGGCATGACACGCTGTTTGGCGGCATCAACCCGGAGCCGGTGGAAATTAATTATCGTCCCAGCCAGGCGTGGTTGCGCCATCATCCGCATGATGTCTGTCTGGTAACGGATGGCGATGCAGATCGCGTGGGCGGCATGGATGGGCGCGGGAATTATGTGTCCACGCATCAGCTTATCTGCCTGCTGCTGTACCACTCCATCAAGAACCGCCACGGCCAGGGCCGGGTAATCAAGGCCCTCTCCACGACGACGATGATGGACCGAATGTGCGCCGAGTATGGGCTGCCGCTGGTGGAGGTGGGGGTGGGCTTCAAGTTTACCTGTGCGGAGATGCTCAAAGGCGACGTCTTGCTGGGGGGCGAGGAGAGTGGCGGCATCGGGTTTGCCGGGCATATTCCCGAGCGGGACGGCATTTTGGCGGGATTGATGCTGCTCGAATTGCTGGCGATGGAACGGCGATCCTTGCCGAAAATCATCGCCGAACTGGAAAAACGTTATGGCCCGCATCGCTTTGCACGGGTGGATATCCGGTTCCCGTTGGAATTGCGTCCCACGCTGATGGAGTTTTGCCGGGCCAATCCGCCGGGAAAATTATTACGGTCGCCCGTGGCGGAGGTAAAAACCTACGATGGGGTGAAATACCTCGCTCGGAATGGTTCGTGGCTGATGTTGCGCGGCAGCGGCACGGAGCCGATTGTGCGCATTTACGCCGAGGCGGGCACGGATGCCGGGGCGCAACAGTTGCTGCAACAGGGATTGCGTATGACCCGGCAGGCGGCCCGGGTTAAACCATAA
- a CDS encoding RsmB/NOP family class I SAM-dependent RNA methyltransferase: protein MRSGHQRRFTDERPAYRDDRRREQPRWDEGYAPPLTEEEKRALWLPIAAKIIGKCSRDLPADAALREAFRESEGITRTESRAISQAVFAYFRWLGWLHHDWSIQHQISQAQELEEKFRTQPNAFSATDLRRAIPEWIQEQLSVTPGWLRALQQPPTLWLRSRKTSNNSLQQRSFDAKPGPLPQSISYSGSLDLFRLPEFQAGEFEVQDLSSQAVSLICAPKSGETWWDVCAGEGGKTLHLAELMGNKGLIWATDKAEWRLRRLKMRAKRAQCFNYRSRVWDGSAKLPFGTKMDGILVDAPCSGVGTWQRNPHARWTTTELDVRELAALQGKILNHAVAALKPGGRLIYSVCTLTRGETTEVAAAFSTAHPELKPLPVINPLKPKMPPAETLWISPAETSSNGMFIAVWERTGGAESPAIAP, encoded by the coding sequence ATGCGATCAGGACACCAAAGACGATTTACCGATGAACGCCCCGCTTACCGCGACGACCGGCGGCGGGAGCAACCGCGTTGGGATGAAGGCTACGCGCCGCCCTTGACGGAAGAGGAAAAACGCGCGCTCTGGCTGCCCATCGCTGCCAAAATCATCGGCAAATGCAGCCGGGATTTGCCGGCGGATGCCGCGTTGCGCGAGGCCTTTCGCGAATCCGAAGGCATCACCCGCACCGAATCGCGGGCGATCAGCCAGGCCGTCTTTGCCTATTTTCGCTGGCTCGGGTGGTTGCACCATGATTGGTCCATCCAACACCAGATCAGCCAGGCACAGGAATTGGAGGAAAAATTCCGCACCCAACCCAATGCGTTTTCCGCAACCGATTTGCGACGGGCGATTCCTGAATGGATTCAGGAGCAACTCTCCGTCACCCCGGGTTGGCTGCGGGCCTTGCAGCAACCTCCCACGCTCTGGTTGCGCTCGCGCAAAACCTCCAACAATTCCCTCCAACAACGCTCCTTTGACGCCAAGCCCGGTCCCCTGCCCCAATCCATTTCCTATTCGGGTTCCCTGGACCTGTTTCGCCTCCCGGAATTTCAAGCTGGTGAGTTCGAAGTCCAGGATCTCAGTTCCCAAGCCGTCAGCCTGATTTGCGCTCCCAAGTCCGGTGAAACCTGGTGGGACGTCTGCGCCGGTGAGGGTGGCAAAACACTGCACCTGGCGGAGTTAATGGGTAACAAGGGTCTGATCTGGGCGACCGACAAGGCGGAATGGCGGTTGCGCCGGTTGAAGATGCGCGCCAAACGGGCGCAGTGTTTCAATTATCGTTCGCGCGTATGGGATGGCAGCGCCAAGCTCCCGTTCGGGACCAAAATGGACGGCATCCTCGTGGATGCGCCGTGCAGCGGCGTGGGTACCTGGCAACGCAATCCCCATGCCCGTTGGACCACCACCGAGCTGGACGTTCGGGAACTGGCCGCCTTGCAGGGTAAAATCTTGAACCACGCGGTCGCCGCCCTGAAACCCGGCGGACGCCTGATCTACTCGGTCTGCACCCTGACGCGCGGTGAAACCACCGAGGTCGCCGCCGCTTTTTCCACGGCCCATCCGGAACTCAAACCGCTGCCGGTGATCAATCCGCTGAAACCCAAGATGCCACCAGCGGAAACCCTCTGGATATCACCGGCGGAAACCTCCAGCAATGGCATGTTTATCGCCGTGTGGGAGCGGACTGGCGGAGCGGAATCGCCAGCCATTGCTCCTTAG
- a CDS encoding cupin domain-containing protein translates to MNQLQMTILVLGVCGWLTGVAGDDKGTAKAAPIPAEWVGKVTDAAQLPVESSAWGTLQWLCNEKLSPGAIQTVGLATILPGCKNPVHFHPNCEEVLYVISGQGRHSYDGRTIELKAGMTIRIPAGVKHNMANTGTETLRTLISFSAGDRKTVFLPDSPAK, encoded by the coding sequence ATGAATCAATTACAAATGACAATCCTGGTGCTGGGAGTATGCGGATGGCTGACAGGCGTGGCGGGCGATGACAAAGGGACGGCGAAGGCTGCGCCGATTCCCGCCGAGTGGGTCGGCAAGGTTACGGATGCCGCGCAGCTTCCGGTGGAGAGTAGTGCCTGGGGCACGCTGCAATGGTTGTGCAATGAAAAACTGTCGCCCGGCGCGATACAAACGGTGGGGCTGGCCACGATTCTGCCGGGCTGCAAAAATCCGGTGCATTTTCATCCCAACTGCGAGGAGGTGCTGTACGTGATTTCCGGTCAGGGTCGGCACAGCTACGATGGGCGGACCATCGAATTGAAAGCCGGGATGACGATCCGCATTCCGGCCGGGGTCAAACACAACATGGCCAACACTGGCACCGAAACGCTGCGCACGCTGATTTCGTTTTCGGCGGGTGATCGAAAGACCGTGTTTCTCCCGGATTCACCCGCGAAGTAA
- a CDS encoding SagB/ThcOx family dehydrogenase: MNHQTTTYWQRSALCAALFSFTGALVAQDLQPMSLPPAQFTGGKPFMQVLQERKSTREFTAEALESQTLANLLWAAYGTNRPDGHRTVPSAMNSQEMDLYVFTATGVYLYDSKLNQLTPVKAGDLRPKLSGQAYVKQAPVSLLYVADLARLVKAKPEEKDFYAAVDTGYVSQNVYLFCASEGLGTVVYSVSGTRAELINLLGLRPEQKPILAQSIGKPKAK, translated from the coding sequence ATGAATCATCAGACCACAACTTATTGGCAACGCAGCGCGCTTTGCGCGGCGTTATTCTCCTTCACTGGCGCGCTCGTGGCGCAGGACCTCCAACCCATGAGCCTCCCACCGGCGCAATTCACAGGCGGCAAACCGTTCATGCAAGTGTTGCAGGAACGCAAATCCACCCGCGAGTTCACCGCCGAGGCGCTGGAGTCCCAAACGCTGGCCAATCTGTTGTGGGCCGCTTATGGCACCAACCGCCCGGATGGGCATCGCACCGTGCCCTCCGCCATGAATTCCCAGGAGATGGACCTCTACGTGTTTACCGCCACCGGTGTTTACCTGTACGATTCCAAGCTCAACCAACTTACCCCGGTGAAGGCGGGGGATCTGCGTCCGAAATTGAGCGGCCAAGCCTATGTCAAACAGGCGCCGGTCAGTTTGTTATACGTCGCGGATCTGGCGCGTTTGGTCAAGGCCAAGCCGGAAGAGAAGGATTTCTATGCCGCAGTGGATACCGGGTACGTCAGCCAGAACGTGTATTTGTTTTGCGCAAGTGAAGGGTTGGGAACCGTGGTGTATTCCGTGTCGGGCACCCGCGCCGAACTGATCAACCTGCTGGGATTGCGCCCGGAGCAAAAGCCCATCCTGGCACAGTCCATCGGCAAGCCGAAGGCGAAATAG
- a CDS encoding Hpt domain-containing protein — MNASPNSPSAIAASVAFTAKAPVVNSAVLRDAANGNPDEMRALAEIYLAQADESMAKLAVTVQAGTARDVCRLAHRLAGGSASFGMIGIIAPLRALEQLGKQGQLEGAQTLLAQASQQLEAIRHWLHEHAMHSNNHHLTTHP, encoded by the coding sequence ATGAATGCCAGTCCAAATAGCCCGTCCGCAATAGCCGCCTCGGTTGCTTTCACGGCTAAAGCGCCGGTGGTGAACTCGGCGGTTTTGCGCGATGCCGCCAATGGCAACCCGGACGAAATGCGTGCGTTGGCGGAAATCTATCTGGCCCAAGCTGATGAAAGCATGGCCAAACTGGCCGTTACCGTGCAGGCTGGAACCGCCAGGGATGTCTGCCGCCTGGCTCATCGCCTGGCCGGCGGCAGCGCGAGCTTTGGCATGATCGGCATCATTGCGCCCTTGCGCGCCCTGGAGCAGTTGGGCAAGCAAGGTCAATTGGAAGGCGCGCAAACGTTATTGGCCCAGGCCAGCCAGCAACTGGAAGCCATCCGGCATTGGCTTCACGAACACGCCATGCATTCGAACAACCACCACCTCACCACCCATCCATGA
- a CDS encoding LamG-like jellyroll fold domain-containing protein yields the protein MMPSPAVTNVSQELRLRSFLPGPSVCRAGQPIPIHAVIENSGDATANLDIQLGLPQFVRLVKSNLGASVSLQGGEEKTLTWEVEAKEAISSQLALRINQHGKPLTNASLPILFLAPVAISKSPYIPEPVPAPTQILVGAHHCPLWEADKFNLWDNVLKHAERTPALGFYAQESPEISDWETKWAVEHGISFFVYCWYRASQGGPVTMRYGSAIHDGLFKSRFQSKMKFTIMWENQNRGVAGVANEPDLMNNLLPFWLENYFKHPSYLKVDNKPLLFIYRPEFLVKDLGGVAQVRSALDKMRQTCKAAGFDGLYLLGEYRGTNPVPLQLMKQLGLDYSFAYCWYVPNSPSPAQAIETQMQYLRKTQDLGILPQVPTISQAWSGWRDEGSIWKIPPADFATLAQQAKNFITTLPTNQLGSRMLLLDNWNEWGEGHYLAPYREYGFGYLDAVRQVFASANPSHTDLLPEDIGMGPYDTAFRTHQATEDNLRRLLFKKVRKAGATEDGLVGWWAFDEETNAPVTLDYSGNRIGATLHGCDRAAGIDGRALVCNGGWVLVGNHTSLSLTSTLTLECWVKTEVAGQDNKWFINRVYGGGAASGYRLGILQGKPCFEVPLTNFSHHLTASIPLPTGRWVHLVGTFDGQTMRLYVDGQERGAMARPGPMKPNAFPICMGNYAENHSAHFTGLLDEVKLYCRALSPEEIQTHYRALADKAGP from the coding sequence ATGATGCCGTCTCCTGCCGTGACCAACGTCAGTCAGGAACTTCGCCTGCGCAGCTTTCTGCCCGGTCCATCCGTGTGTCGTGCCGGGCAGCCAATACCGATTCATGCGGTGATTGAGAATTCCGGGGATGCCACCGCCAACCTTGATATCCAGTTGGGGTTGCCGCAATTCGTCAGGCTCGTTAAAAGCAATCTCGGTGCGTCGGTGTCTCTTCAGGGCGGCGAGGAAAAAACACTGACTTGGGAAGTCGAGGCCAAGGAAGCCATATCCTCTCAGTTGGCGTTGCGCATCAATCAGCACGGCAAACCGTTGACCAACGCGTCTTTGCCAATCCTGTTTCTGGCCCCCGTGGCCATCAGTAAGTCACCCTATATTCCCGAGCCGGTCCCGGCACCCACGCAAATCCTGGTGGGCGCGCATCACTGCCCCTTGTGGGAGGCGGACAAATTCAACCTCTGGGACAATGTACTCAAGCATGCCGAGCGCACGCCCGCGCTGGGATTCTATGCGCAGGAAAGCCCGGAAATCTCGGATTGGGAAACCAAATGGGCGGTGGAGCATGGCATCTCCTTCTTCGTCTATTGCTGGTATCGCGCCAGTCAGGGCGGGCCGGTTACCATGCGTTACGGCAGCGCCATCCATGACGGGCTCTTCAAATCCAGGTTTCAGAGCAAGATGAAGTTCACCATCATGTGGGAAAATCAAAATCGCGGCGTGGCGGGGGTGGCGAACGAGCCGGACTTGATGAATAACCTGCTGCCCTTCTGGCTGGAAAACTATTTCAAACACCCGAGCTATTTGAAAGTGGACAACAAACCGTTGCTGTTCATTTATCGTCCGGAATTTCTCGTCAAGGACCTGGGCGGGGTAGCGCAAGTGCGATCCGCATTGGACAAGATGCGGCAGACCTGCAAAGCGGCGGGGTTCGACGGCCTGTACCTCTTGGGCGAGTACCGGGGCACCAATCCAGTGCCGCTGCAATTGATGAAGCAACTGGGGCTGGATTATTCGTTTGCGTATTGCTGGTATGTGCCGAACAGCCCTTCGCCGGCACAAGCCATCGAGACGCAGATGCAATACCTCCGGAAAACGCAGGACCTGGGTATTCTGCCGCAAGTGCCGACCATTTCACAGGCTTGGAGCGGCTGGCGCGATGAGGGCAGCATCTGGAAAATTCCGCCCGCCGATTTTGCGACGCTCGCGCAGCAGGCCAAAAACTTTATCACCACTCTACCAACCAACCAACTGGGCAGCCGGATGCTGCTGCTGGATAATTGGAATGAGTGGGGGGAAGGGCATTACCTGGCACCGTATCGCGAGTATGGCTTTGGGTATCTGGACGCGGTGCGCCAAGTCTTTGCTTCCGCCAATCCGTCGCACACCGATCTGCTGCCGGAAGACATTGGCATGGGACCCTACGATACCGCGTTCCGAACCCATCAAGCCACGGAAGACAACCTTCGCCGGTTGCTCTTCAAAAAAGTGCGTAAAGCCGGTGCCACGGAAGACGGCTTGGTGGGCTGGTGGGCGTTTGACGAGGAAACCAACGCGCCGGTAACCCTCGATTATTCGGGCAACCGCATTGGGGCAACGCTTCACGGGTGTGATCGCGCGGCGGGCATTGATGGCCGGGCGCTGGTTTGCAATGGCGGGTGGGTGTTGGTGGGGAACCACACGTCCCTCTCGTTGACCTCCACCTTGACCTTGGAATGCTGGGTGAAAACCGAGGTGGCTGGACAGGACAATAAATGGTTCATCAACCGGGTTTATGGCGGTGGCGCCGCTTCGGGTTATCGCCTGGGCATCCTGCAAGGCAAACCGTGTTTTGAAGTGCCGCTGACGAATTTCAGCCATCACCTGACGGCATCCATCCCGCTGCCCACCGGCCGCTGGGTACATCTGGTTGGCACGTTTGATGGCCAAACCATGCGCCTCTACGTGGACGGCCAGGAACGTGGCGCCATGGCTAGACCGGGACCGATGAAACCCAATGCGTTTCCGATCTGTATGGGGAACTACGCCGAAAATCACTCAGCCCATTTTACCGGGCTTTTGGACGAAGTTAAACTGTACTGTCGCGCCTTAAGCCCGGAAGAAATCCAGACGCACTACCGGGCTCTAGCGGATAAAGCCGGGCCGTGA